GCTGGTGGCGGCCGCGGCCCGGCGGCCGGCCAGCAGTTCCGGCAGCGACAGCCCCAAACCGGCCAACGTGCCGACCTGCAAAAAGTGGCGGCGCCGCACCGCTTGGCAATCGCGTGTGATACCGCTCAGTAGGTTGAGCATCGGTGGTCCTCGCTTCGACGGTTATTTCTTGGCCGGCTGCTCGGTGGCCCGGCCGGCGACTTCCTTTTGCACGTCGACCTTCTCGGAGCCGGTGAGATCGGCCACCTTGCCGGCCAGCTTGTTGGCCAGCAGGCCGCTGGGATCGCAGCCGGCGGCGATCGACACGATGCGGCCGCCCTTGCCGATCAAGAAGTTCGTGGGCATGGTCTTCGTCTTGAACACGTTCCAACTATCGCCCTTGGTATCGACCGCATAAAGCATGTTGAGCTTCTTCTGCTTCACATAATCGGCCACTTTCGCGTCGGGCTCCTTGAAAACGGCCAGGCTGATCAGTCCCTTTCCCTCGTAGGCTTTGTGCAGTTCCTGAAAGTAGGCCAGCTCTTTGTCGCAGCCCGAACAGCCGCAGGTGAGCCGCACCAGCACGGGACCTTTGGCGGTCAGCTCGGCGAGCTTGATCTCTTTGCCGTCGGCGTCTTTGATGGCGAAGTCGGGTG
This genomic stretch from Pirellulales bacterium harbors:
- a CDS encoding redoxin domain-containing protein, with translation MTRPWTTLLGTLASVVCVFSLAAGAAEPKAKEAAGDGKPEAKLAVGDQAPDFAIKDADGKEIKLAELTAKGPVLVRLTCGCSGCDKELAYFQELHKAYEGKGLISLAVFKEPDAKVADYVKQKKLNMLYAVDTKGDSWNVFKTKTMPTNFLIGKGGRIVSIAAGCDPSGLLANKLAGKVADLTGSEKVDVQKEVAGRATEQPAKK